From the genome of Malus domestica chromosome 04, GDT2T_hap1, one region includes:
- the LOC103426294 gene encoding trihelix transcription factor ASIL2-like translates to MSPPAEPKSRTFPPPCWTHDESHALIAVYKDRWLTLGRSNLKSADWDSVASSVNDRCPLVSPPKTAIQCRHKMEKLRRRFRTEKERASIHPDPAPFFSAWDLFQPMIDLECDSPFVFGSNPDLEIRVGVQYGGGFRVRNYESYRYLADSDQNLSDPDETTPKGAGFGGGFRVKDPVRGPNSGVSAGYDRYGSRGSDGGSEFPVKSLGDRNLGPSDFRIKGYGKSNEKFNPKLISKRSGSNGVGSRSGFNQKFRGGMHSNGVGLEDLGGSSSGKGADDPIEAMASSIEFLGEVFVKMEKRKMEMAGEMAKMRMKMEMKQNQLIMESEKQMVDACVKALWETKRKKKMKVVSLDES, encoded by the coding sequence ATGTCCCCACCCGCCGAACCCAAATCCCGCACGTTCCCACCGCCCTGCTGGACCCACGACGAGTCCCACGCCCTTATCGCCGTCTACAAGGACCGATGGTTAACTCTCGGCCGATCCAATCTCAAATCCGCCGACTGGGACTCCGTTGCGTCCTCTGTCAATGACCGATGCCCGCTTGTCTCGCCGCCCAAGACCGCCATACAGTGCCGTCACAAGATGGAGAAGCTCCGGAGGCGCTTTCGGACTGAGAAAGAACGCGCTTCCATACACCCGGATCCGGCTCCGTTTTTCTCTGCCTGGGATCTGTTTCAGCCCATGATCGACTTGGAATGCGACTCTCCTTTCGTTTTCGGGTCCAACCCAGATCTGGAAATCCGCGTCGGTGTCCAATATGGAGGGGGGTTTCGGGTCAGAAATTATGAAAGTTACAGGTACTTAGCTGATTCTGATCAAAATTTGAGTGACCCAGATGAGACAACCCCAAAAGGTGCCGGATTCGGAGGTGGGTTTCGGGTCAAAGATCCTGTTCGAGGTCCGAATTCAGGAGTTTCAGCTGGTTATGATCGATATGGTAGTCGAGGAAGTGATGGTGGTAGTGAGTTTCCTGTAAAATCATTGGGGGATAGGAATTTGGGGCCTTCAGATTTTAGGATCAAGGGTTATGGTAAAAGTAACGAGAAGTTTAATCCCAAGCTTATCTCGAAGCGCAGTGGCAGCAATGGAGTTGGTTCAAGGAGTGGGTTTAATCAGAAATTTCGAGGGGGTATGCATTCTAATGGTGTTGGTTTAGAAGATTTGGGTGGGAGTTCATCCGGGAAAGGGGCGGATGATCCGATTGAAGCGATGGCGTCTTCCATAGAGTTTCTGGGAGAAGTGTTTGTGAAGATGGAGAAGAGGAAGATGGAGATGGCGGGGGAGATGGCGAAGATGAGAATGAAGATGGAGATGAAGCAAAATCAGCTGATAATGGAGTCAGAGAAGCAGATGGTGGATGCTTGTGTGAAGGCATTGTGGGAAaccaagaggaagaagaagatgaaggtcGTCTCGCTTGACGAATCGTAG
- the LOC103432862 gene encoding phospho-2-dehydro-3-deoxyheptonate aldolase 2, chloroplastic-like: MNLVSIQQHHSLTEAQKNKPDMALTPTATGFANLTAPNPFLHRTTASSPHTNLLKLLHLTRKPNPTIATHSSLSPSSSSTLSSTNLGPSAWALDSWKSKQAHQLPVYPDPDELRDVLTTLETFPPIVFAGEARRLETWLGKAAVGEAFLLQGGDCAESFKEFNANNIRDTFRVFLQMAITLIYGAQMPVIKVGRMAGQFAKPRSEPFEVRDGVKLPSYRGDNINGDAFDEKSRIPDPQRLLRAYLQSVGTLNLLRAFATGGYAAMQRVSDWNLDFVEHSEQGNRYMELAQRVDEAIGFLDAAGATSDNPIMNTVEFWVSHECLHLLYEQALTREDSTTGHYYDCSAHMLWVGERTRQLDGAHVEFLRGVSNPLGIKVSEKMDPTELVKLCEVLNPHNKPGRLTIITRMGAENMRKKLPHLIRAVRQAGLIVTWVSDPMHGNTIKAPCGLKTRPFDAIRAELRAFFDVHEQEGSYPGGVHLEMTGQNVTECIGGSKAVTDSDLTSRYHTHCDPRLNASQSLELAFLIADRLRKDRLKSNKDFPVNGSSKV, encoded by the exons ATGAATCTTGTATCAATCCAGCAGCATCACAGTCTGACTGAAGCACAGAAGAATAAACCTGACATGGCTCTGACACCTACAGCCACAGGCTTTGCTAACCTCACCGCCCCAAACCCCTTCCTCCATCGTACCACCGCCTCCTCACCACACACAAACCTTCTCAAACTCCTCCACCTCACCAGAAAGCCCAACCCCACCATCGCCACTCATTCATCactctctccttcttcctcttccacGCTTTCATCCACCAATCTTGGGCCTTCAGCATGGGCCTTGGACTCGTGGAAATCCAAGCAGGCCCATCAGCTGCCGGTTTACCCGGACCCAGACGAGCTCCGGGATGTTCTGACGACTCTGGAGACGTTCCCGCCAATCGTGTTCGCCGGAGAGGCGAGGCGGCTGGAGACGTGGCTGGGAAAGGCCGCAGTGGGAGAGGCGTTTCTGCTGCAAGGCGGAGACTGCGCCGAGAGCTTCAAGGAGTTCAATGCCAATAACATCAGAGACACCTTCAGGGTCTTCTTGCAGATGGCCATTACTCTCATTTACGGCGCCCAAATGCCCGTCATCAAG GTTGGAAGAATGGCGGGCCAGTTTGCAAAGCCTCGCTCTGAACCATTTGAGGTTAGAGATGGCGTGAAACTCCCAAGTTATCGGGGAGACAATATCAACGGTGATGCCTTCGATGAAAAATCCAGAATACCAGACCCACAAAGGTTACTCAGAGCATACCTTCAATCTGTTGGCACACTGAATCTCCTTAGAGCATTTGCCACTGGTGGATACGCTGCCATGCAAAGAGTCTCAGATTGGAATCTGGACTTCGTAGAACATAGTGAGCAAGGAAACAG GTACATGGAACTTGCACAGAGAGTAGATGAAGCTATTGGTTTCCTTGATGCTGCTGGGGCTACTAGTGACAATCCAATAATGAACACGGTGGAGTTTTGGGTATCTCATGAATGCCTTCATTTACTGTACGAGCAAGCcttgactcgagaggattcgaCAACAGGACACTACTATGACTGTTCCGCACACATGCTGTGGGTAGGCGAGAGGACTCGACAATTGGATGGAGCACATGTTGAATTCCTTCGGGGTGTATCCAATCCTCTTGGCATTAAG GTGAGTGAAAAAATGGACCCAACAGAGCTTGTCAAATTGTGTGAAGTTCTTAACCCTCATAACAAACCTGGTAGACTGACAATAATTACCCGGATGGGGGCGGAAAATATGAGGAAAAAGCTCCCCCATTTGATCAGAGCTGTGCGCCAGGCAGGGCTTATCGTCACGTGGGTCAGTGATCCCATGCACGGGAACACCATAAAGGCTCCATGTGGGCTGAAGACACGGCCATTTGATGCAATCAGG GCTGAATTGAGAGCTTTCTTTGACGTCCATGAACAAGAAGGGAGCTATCCTGGAGGAGTGCATCTGGAGATGACTGGGCAGAATGTGACAGAGTGCATCGGAGGGTCAAAGGCTGTGACCGACAGTGACTTGACCTCTCGTTACCACACACATTGTGACCCCAGGCTGAATGCATCCCAGTCTCTTGAACTGGCCTTTTTGATAGCAGATCGATTGAGGAAAGACAGATTAAAATCTAACAAAGATTTTCCGGTCAATGGCAGTTCTAAAGTATGA